Proteins encoded together in one Tripterygium wilfordii isolate XIE 37 chromosome 14, ASM1340144v1, whole genome shotgun sequence window:
- the LOC120015711 gene encoding berberine bridge enzyme-like 4, whose amino-acid sequence MKGTISLQLIIFSILFFSVSWAVPPQILLANFQQCLANQSNSISNAIYTQTNPSFQSVLRSYVRNKRFTTPTTPKPLAVITALEEPHVQATVVCAKTHLLQLRIRSGGHDYEGLSYRSDVPFVVLDMSHLRSIDIELGNGSSTAWVQAGALLGELYYKVANISNILGFPAGVCHTLGLGGHISGGGYGNMIRKYGLSVDNVIDAKIVDVNGRILDRKSMGEDLFWAIRGGGGASFGVILSWKINLVPVPENVTVFRVHRTLAQNGTDIVYRWQEVASRLPDELFIRAMPQLQNGTVDIAFIGFFLGQTNQLLPLMQSRFPELGLKKEDCQEMRWVESVVYWADLPNGTSIDALLNRPSDAEVFLKFKSDYVKNPISKQGLETIWNMMINTKTNMWMQWNPYGGAMDRIPEPATPFPHRSGNLFKIQYAAIWTNESDIDHNVDVMRRFYDGMTPYVSKNPREAFQNYRDLDIGSSNSDRIVETNATAYGTKYFKNNFWRLIQVKARVDPSNFFIHEQSIPLHK is encoded by the coding sequence ATGAAGGGAACAATCTCTCTACAACTCATAATATTTTCaatccttttcttttcagtttcaTGGGCAGTTCCTCCCCAAATTCTTCTTGCCAACTTTCAACAATGCCTTGCTAATCAATCCAATTCAATCTCAAATGCCATTTACACCCAAACAAATCCTTCATTCCAATCTGTTCTCAGATCATATGTCAGAAACAAAAGATTCACAACACCCACAACTCCAAAACCTCTAGCAGTAATCACAGCATTGGAAGAACCTCATGTGCAAGCAACAGTTGTTTGTGCCAAAACACATCTCCTGCAACTCAGAATCAGGAGTGGTGGACATGATTATGAGGGGCTTTCGTATCGATCCGAtgtcccatttgttgtccttgaCATGTCCCATCTCCGATCCATCGATATCGAGCTTGGAAATGGTAGTAGTACTGCTTGGGTTCAAGCAGGGGCACTACTAGGTGAGCTGTACTACAAAGTTGCTAACATAAGCAATATCCTTGGCTTTCCTGCTGGTGTTTGTCATACTTTGGGACTTGGTGGACACATTTCTGGTGGTGGGTATGGTAATATGATAAGAAAATATGGTCTTTCTGTTGATAATGTTATTGATGCGAAGATAGTCGATGTCAATGGTCGAATCCTGGACAGGAAATCTATGGGAGAAGACCTGTTTTGGGCTATTAGAGGAGGTGGTGGTGCAAGCTTTGGTGTCATACTTTCCTGGAAAATAAATCTGGTTCCAGTCCCAGAAAATGTGACAGTCTTCAGGGTTCACAGGACTCTAGCACAAAATGGTACCGATATCGTATATCGCTGGCAAGAAGTTGCTAGTAGATTACCTGATGAGCTCTTCATAAGAGCAATGCCGCAACTACAAAATGGAACTGTGGATATTGCTTTCATTGGATTCTTTTTAGGCCAAACAAACCAACTTCTTCCACTGATGCAAAGTAGATTCCCTGAATTGGGTCTAAAGAAGGAAGATTGTCAGGAAATGAGATGGGTTGAATCTGTTGTTTATTGGGCAGATTTGCCAAATGGAACATCCATTGATGCTCTACTCAATAGGCCAAGTGATGCTGAAGTGTTCTTGAAGTTCAAATCTGATTATGTAAAAAACCCCATCTCAAAACAAGGCCTAGAAACCATATGGAACATGATGATCAATACAAAAACCAATATGTGGATGCAATGGAACCCATATGGAGGAGCAATGGATAGGATTCCAGAACCCGCAACCCCGTTCCCTCATCGATCCGGTAATCTGTTCAAGATTCAGTATGCAGCAATATGGACTAATGAGAGTGACATTGATCACAATGTAGATGTGATGAGGAGGTTTTATGATGGTATGACTCCATATGTGTCCAAGAACCCTAGAGAGGCATTTCAGAATTACAGAGACCTTGATATTGGTAGCAGTAATAGTGATAGAATAGTGGAGACAAATGCTACTGCTTATGGGACCAAGTACTTCAAGAACAACTTCTGGAGGTTAATACAAGTGAAGGCCAGAGTTGATCCTTCTAATTTCTTCATACACGAACAGAGTATACCTCTacacaaatga